A single Sulfurimonas aquatica DNA region contains:
- the rny gene encoding ribonuclease Y — protein MFNEILLGGSIATVSGVIGFFISKKITSANFDIYLEQAKAKAKAIDNESQTLLERAHLKSRGIELEAQKEFDSAKERAKADLSQREDELIKKEQSFSRYKQSEDEKIQAAQNVINAKEINLKRNEKSLSQLKERYEKKIDEALHVIEHVAGMTQEEGKTLLLEKVEEKARGDIAHIVRKCESQAKEEAEKKANYILAQATSRFAGEFASERLTNLVHLDNDELKGRIIGKEGRNIKALEVLMGVDIIIDDTPNAILVSSFNLYRRAIATKTLQLLIEDGRIQPARIEEIYNKVSTEFESKILSEGEELVAQMEVGSMHPDLMRLIGRLRYRASYGQNALAHTLEVAHLAGIMASEMGGNAKLAKRAGLLHDIGKALTHDHDGNHVDLGADICNRYNEDEVVINAIYAHHGQQEINSIECGAVCAADALSAARPGARREVLESFLKRVTEIEDIASSHSGVKQSYAINAGREVRVIVNATLVNDDESVLMAKEIAKEIEEKVQYPGEIKVNVIRESRAIEFAK, from the coding sequence ATGTTTAACGAAATACTACTTGGTGGCTCAATAGCTACAGTGAGTGGGGTTATCGGTTTTTTCATCTCTAAAAAAATCACTAGTGCAAATTTTGATATCTATCTAGAACAGGCAAAGGCTAAAGCAAAAGCTATAGACAATGAGTCACAGACTCTACTTGAACGTGCTCACTTAAAATCACGTGGAATTGAGCTTGAAGCACAAAAAGAGTTTGATAGTGCCAAAGAGAGAGCTAAAGCTGATCTGAGTCAAAGAGAAGATGAGCTTATAAAAAAAGAGCAGAGTTTCAGCCGGTATAAGCAGAGTGAAGATGAAAAGATTCAAGCCGCGCAAAATGTGATAAATGCAAAAGAGATTAATTTAAAGAGAAATGAAAAATCCCTCTCCCAACTTAAAGAGAGATATGAAAAAAAGATAGATGAAGCACTTCATGTAATAGAACATGTTGCAGGTATGACACAAGAAGAGGGAAAAACTCTACTTTTAGAGAAGGTAGAAGAGAAAGCCCGCGGTGATATTGCCCACATAGTTAGAAAGTGTGAGAGTCAAGCAAAAGAAGAAGCAGAAAAAAAGGCAAACTATATTTTAGCTCAGGCTACAAGTCGTTTTGCTGGTGAGTTTGCATCTGAGCGTTTAACAAATTTAGTACACTTGGATAATGATGAGCTTAAAGGCAGAATCATTGGAAAAGAGGGACGAAATATCAAAGCCTTAGAAGTTTTAATGGGTGTTGATATCATTATTGATGATACGCCAAATGCAATTTTGGTGAGTAGTTTTAACCTCTATAGACGAGCAATCGCAACTAAAACTTTACAACTACTAATCGAAGATGGAAGGATTCAACCTGCTCGCATAGAAGAGATATATAACAAAGTTTCTACCGAGTTTGAGTCAAAGATACTCTCAGAAGGTGAAGAACTAGTAGCTCAGATGGAAGTTGGCTCGATGCATCCTGACCTGATGAGACTTATTGGTAGACTACGTTATCGTGCTAGTTATGGTCAAAATGCACTTGCACATACCTTAGAAGTAGCTCATTTAGCTGGTATTATGGCATCTGAAATGGGTGGAAATGCAAAGTTGGCAAAACGTGCAGGATTACTACACGATATCGGTAAAGCACTCACTCATGACCATGATGGAAATCATGTTGATTTAGGTGCAGATATATGTAATCGATATAATGAGGATGAAGTAGTTATTAACGCAATATATGCACACCACGGGCAACAAGAGATAAACTCAATAGAGTGTGGTGCTGTATGTGCGGCAGATGCTCTCTCTGCAGCTCGTCCAGGTGCAAGACGCGAAGTACTAGAGAGTTTTTTAAAGCGTGTTACTGAGATAGAAGATATAGCGTCTTCTCACAGTGGCGTTAAACAATCTTATGCGATAAACGCAGGGCGTGAAGTAAGAGTTATCGTAAACGCAACTCTTGTAAATGATGATGAATCTGTTTTAATGGCTAAAGAGATAGCTAAAGAGATAGAAGAAAAAGTTCAGTACCCTGGCGAAATAAAAGTTAATGTAATCCGTGAGAGTAGAGCTATAGAG
- a CDS encoding 5-formyltetrahydrofolate cyclo-ligase — protein sequence MSMTKSKFREISLKKIRNSSKHNKLYKTSLMNKKLLKALKTKRNRKILFYYPLAFEVNILKILNYLRKRNEIYIPFMEGESFKMVPFRLPLKKKKFNIFEAGNTNRNINKIDIAIVPTVGVDGNLQRVGFGKGMYDRFFDKLKKRPYIIFTQLEFCYTKEHICDDYDVACDLLLTPSKTITKVIREKNRK from the coding sequence ATGAGTATGACCAAGAGTAAATTTAGAGAAATATCTTTAAAAAAAATTAGAAATTCTTCTAAACATAATAAACTATATAAAACCTCTTTAATGAATAAAAAATTATTAAAAGCTCTTAAAACAAAGAGAAACAGGAAGATTCTTTTTTATTATCCACTGGCATTTGAGGTCAATATTTTGAAGATTTTAAACTACCTAAGAAAAAGAAATGAGATTTATATTCCGTTTATGGAAGGCGAAAGTTTTAAGATGGTACCATTTAGATTACCACTTAAAAAAAAGAAATTTAACATTTTTGAAGCTGGTAATACAAATAGAAATATAAATAAAATTGATATAGCTATAGTTCCAACGGTTGGTGTTGATGGTAATTTACAAAGAGTTGGTTTTGGAAAAGGGATGTATGACCGTTTCTTTGATAAATTGAAAAAGAGACCATATATAATTTTTACACAACTAGAATTTTGTTACACAAAAGAACATATTTGCGACGACTATGATGTTGCTTGTGATTTACTTCTAACGCCAAGTAAAACTATTACTAAAGTTATAAGAGAAAAAAATAGGAAATAA
- a CDS encoding TlpA family protein disulfide reductase, with the protein MSKISILSALISLSLLFSSCTKEKEVVEEEANTILSTNEYVLTGLDNKQYVVKKEANGYVVDGAKGKVIILDIFATWCPPCKAEASHLTSLQNKYKDNLLILGLTIEDGIPNEKLQEFRKNYDANYVLVNSSENRRLIESVATELKVGRSFGIPLMAMYKDAKLVNYYQGATEEEFIESDIKKALGK; encoded by the coding sequence ATGTCAAAAATTTCAATTTTATCCGCTCTCATATCTCTCTCATTACTCTTTAGTTCATGTACAAAAGAAAAAGAAGTTGTTGAAGAAGAAGCAAATACGATACTATCAACTAATGAGTATGTACTTACAGGTCTTGATAACAAGCAGTACGTTGTCAAAAAAGAAGCAAATGGTTATGTAGTTGATGGAGCAAAAGGTAAGGTTATCATCTTAGATATATTTGCAACATGGTGTCCACCGTGTAAAGCAGAAGCGTCTCATCTTACTTCATTACAAAATAAATATAAAGATAATCTTTTAATATTAGGCCTAACCATAGAAGATGGCATTCCAAATGAAAAATTGCAAGAGTTTAGAAAGAATTATGATGCTAATTATGTACTTGTAAACTCCTCTGAGAACCGTCGTCTAATTGAAAGTGTAGCAACAGAGTTGAAAGTTGGTAGAAGTTTTGGAATCCCTCTTATGGCTATGTATAAAGATGCAAAACTCGTAAACTATTATCAAGGAGCTACAGAAGAGGAGTTCATTGAGAGTGATATTAAAAAAGCTCTGGGAAAATAG
- the ftsY gene encoding signal recognition particle-docking protein FtsY, translating into MFGFIKKSLNKTVEAIKTVAPKKKVTFTKDELENILLEADVEYDLVEIIINEIYQDKVTREILRSKLLATLAYTTYKEPEFTAPFVELIVGVNGAGKTTTISKLANKYKSEGKSVVLGAGDTFRAAAIEQLTLWAKILDIPIIASKQGHDSSAVAYDTIDSAKSKGYDNVIIDTAGRLHTQTNLANELIKINRICDKAHPGSPHRTVLIIDGTQGNSAIAQAKAFNEMIGIDGIIITKLDGTAKGGSIFSIAYALELPIIYVGTGEQPEDLTPFDKYEFVDGLLDAIFVEEESD; encoded by the coding sequence ATGTTTGGTTTTATAAAGAAATCCCTTAATAAAACCGTTGAAGCTATCAAAACGGTAGCTCCAAAGAAAAAAGTCACATTTACAAAAGATGAATTAGAAAATATTTTACTAGAAGCTGATGTAGAGTACGATTTAGTTGAAATTATCATCAATGAAATATATCAAGATAAAGTAACAAGAGAAATACTACGTTCTAAACTTCTTGCGACACTTGCCTACACTACTTACAAAGAGCCAGAATTTACAGCCCCTTTTGTTGAACTGATAGTAGGAGTTAACGGTGCAGGAAAAACGACTACCATTTCAAAACTTGCAAACAAGTACAAAAGTGAAGGTAAGTCCGTTGTTTTGGGAGCCGGAGACACTTTTCGCGCTGCAGCGATTGAGCAACTTACCCTTTGGGCAAAAATACTTGACATCCCCATCATAGCTTCTAAACAAGGTCATGATAGTTCAGCCGTTGCATATGACACGATAGACTCTGCAAAAAGCAAAGGGTATGATAATGTAATCATTGATACTGCTGGAAGACTTCACACACAAACAAACCTTGCAAACGAACTCATTAAAATCAATCGCATCTGTGATAAAGCACATCCTGGCTCACCTCATAGAACTGTATTAATTATAGACGGGACACAAGGTAACTCCGCTATTGCTCAAGCAAAAGCCTTTAATGAGATGATAGGTATAGATGGCATAATCATTACAAAACTTGATGGAACTGCAAAAGGTGGAAGTATTTTTAGTATCGCGTATGCACTTGAACTCCCCATCATATATGTAGGAACGGGAGAGCAACCAGAAGACTTAACGCCATTTGACAAGTATGAGTTTGTTGATGGCTTACTTGACGCAATCTTTGTAGAAGAAGAATCAGACTAA
- the radA gene encoding DNA repair protein RadA, with protein sequence MAKKKILFECQHCGLTTPKWMGKCTNCGAWDSFVELSEHQQEVVKQTKSSASAGSKALSINEIHEEEVYRFTSLDPELDSVLGGGVVPGSLTLIGGSPGVGKSTLLLKVGSNIASLGKNVLYVTGEESAGQIKLRANRLKSNEDKLYLLSEIRLEQILVELEHREYEFIIIDSIQTIYSENIASAPGSVTQVRQITFELMRIAKEKDIAIFIIGHITKEGSIAGPRVLEHMVDTVLYFEGDSSQELRILRGFKNRFGTTSEIGVFEMRAEGLVSATDIASRFFNRDSQQSGSALTVVMEGSRPIILEVQALVSESHTSNSKRQATGFDNNRLNMLLALLERKLEIPLSGYDVFINITGGIKITETAADLAILAAIISSFRDRAISKETIFIGEVSLVGDVREVYALDTRLKEASMQNITKALVAKKPLEKSTIKTFVVDEVTKLLEWY encoded by the coding sequence ATGGCTAAGAAAAAAATACTATTTGAGTGTCAGCATTGTGGACTTACAACACCAAAATGGATGGGGAAATGTACAAACTGTGGTGCTTGGGACTCATTTGTTGAACTGAGTGAGCATCAACAAGAGGTAGTAAAACAGACTAAATCCTCTGCATCAGCTGGTTCAAAAGCCTTAAGTATAAATGAGATTCATGAAGAAGAGGTTTATAGGTTTACATCACTAGACCCTGAACTTGATAGCGTTTTAGGTGGTGGAGTAGTTCCAGGCTCACTTACTCTCATAGGTGGAAGTCCCGGCGTAGGAAAGTCTACCCTACTCTTAAAGGTTGGCTCAAACATAGCCTCTTTAGGCAAAAATGTGCTCTATGTCACAGGGGAAGAGTCAGCTGGGCAGATAAAACTTCGCGCTAACAGACTAAAATCAAATGAAGATAAACTATACCTCTTAAGTGAGATTCGTCTTGAGCAAATTCTCGTTGAACTTGAACATAGAGAGTATGAATTCATTATCATTGACTCTATTCAAACAATCTACTCAGAAAACATAGCCTCAGCCCCTGGATCGGTAACGCAGGTCAGACAGATAACTTTTGAACTTATGCGCATAGCTAAAGAGAAAGATATCGCTATATTTATCATTGGTCATATCACTAAAGAGGGCTCTATTGCTGGGCCTAGAGTACTTGAACACATGGTTGACACTGTGCTCTATTTTGAAGGTGATTCATCTCAAGAGTTAAGAATACTAAGAGGGTTTAAAAATCGCTTTGGGACGACAAGCGAAATAGGTGTTTTTGAGATGAGAGCTGAAGGCTTAGTCTCTGCCACAGACATCGCATCGCGCTTCTTTAACCGTGACTCGCAACAGAGTGGCTCAGCTCTTACTGTAGTCATGGAAGGTTCTCGTCCTATCATCCTTGAAGTCCAAGCACTTGTCTCAGAATCGCATACGAGTAACTCTAAACGCCAAGCTACGGGATTTGACAACAATAGACTAAATATGCTCTTAGCTCTACTAGAGCGTAAACTCGAGATACCTCTTTCTGGTTATGACGTATTTATAAACATAACAGGTGGAATAAAAATCACTGAAACAGCTGCAGACCTAGCAATACTTGCAGCTATCATTAGTAGTTTTAGAGATAGAGCAATCTCCAAAGAGACGATATTTATAGGTGAAGTTTCACTTGTCGGTGATGTAAGAGAGGTTTATGCACTTGATACAAGATTAAAAGAAGCCTCTATGCAAAATATAACTAAAGCTTTAGTCGCAAAAAAACCATTAGAAAAAAGTACAATAAAGACTTTTGTTGTGGATGAAGTAACAAAACTTTTAGAATGGTATTAA
- the fliL gene encoding flagellar basal body-associated protein FliL translates to MAEEETTEESAAPAEKKSNMLMIIIIVVLFLIIIIGAVVGFLLMGDDAEPVDNTPQKKERSAPKKRVMNSSTDSYDDMRQLSDIGILYPLDTFTVNLKSDAGRRYLKVTLSLELEGEELSLELDAKSPVLRDRIIRILTSKTLEEISSKKGKQKVSQQIMDTLNAMIKDGTIQGIYFTEFVIQ, encoded by the coding sequence ATGGCTGAAGAAGAGACAACAGAAGAGAGTGCTGCACCAGCAGAGAAAAAATCAAACATGCTGATGATAATAATCATCGTTGTTTTATTTCTAATAATTATTATTGGTGCAGTAGTTGGATTCTTACTCATGGGTGATGATGCAGAGCCTGTAGATAACACTCCCCAAAAGAAAGAGAGAAGTGCTCCTAAAAAAAGAGTTATGAACAGTTCAACTGATTCTTATGATGATATGAGACAACTCAGTGACATAGGAATTCTTTATCCACTAGATACTTTTACTGTAAACCTTAAAAGTGATGCGGGTAGAAGATACCTAAAAGTCACTCTTTCACTTGAGCTTGAAGGTGAAGAGTTAAGTCTTGAGTTAGACGCAAAATCACCAGTTCTTAGAGACAGAATTATTAGAATATTAACTTCAAAAACTCTTGAAGAGATATCATCTAAAAAAGGAAAACAAAAAGTTTCTCAACAAATCATGGACACACTTAACGCTATGATTAAAGATGGAACTATACAAGGTATCTATTTTACTGAGTTTGTTATTCAGTAA
- the acpS gene encoding holo-ACP synthase gives MIGIDLIKTSRMNRLMERFGEKGLLKFLSSDEISLVKNYKTAAGFWAIKEALSKAIGTGIGRDCSFHDIRIYKTDLGAPKLALSSKVIEKFGIVDVSISITHDGEYAIGVVALETIKSSATNKIKQF, from the coding sequence ATGATAGGCATTGACCTCATAAAAACTTCTCGTATGAATCGCTTAATGGAGCGATTTGGTGAGAAGGGACTTCTTAAATTTTTATCTTCCGATGAAATCTCACTTGTAAAAAACTATAAAACTGCTGCTGGATTTTGGGCTATAAAAGAGGCTCTTTCAAAAGCTATTGGGACTGGAATCGGGAGAGATTGCTCATTTCATGACATTCGTATCTATAAAACGGACTTGGGAGCGCCTAAACTTGCTCTATCATCAAAAGTAATTGAGAAGTTTGGCATTGTAGACGTAAGCATATCAATCACTCACGATGGAGAGTATGCCATAGGTGTGGTAGCTCTAGAGACTATAAAATCATCCGCCACCAACAAAATCAAGCAGTTCTAA
- the thiS gene encoding sulfur carrier protein ThiS, which yields MNIIVNGQDKDFPLGTTILQLLQALSLEGKVMAAAVNMDIVKQDTWSKHELNDGDKLELLDFVGGG from the coding sequence ATGAATATAATAGTAAATGGTCAAGATAAAGATTTTCCACTAGGAACTACAATCCTTCAACTACTTCAAGCATTGTCATTAGAGGGAAAGGTGATGGCTGCAGCTGTAAATATGGATATTGTTAAGCAAGATACTTGGTCTAAGCATGAGCTTAATGATGGTGATAAGTTAGAACTGCTTGATTTTGTTGGTGGCGGATGA
- a CDS encoding c-type cytochrome, with the protein MKLVLSVVISIFILGCSEEKSTSLEKEVVNTSTQISKVLNEKPKELIEQTKEVTKDVVENISEKVKENLDEVTKETTLKVIEKAPEKLKKPAVEVEKVQVEVVKEEIRIVNKSTVDGSKLFSKCTSCHGLNAQKKALGKSQVIQGWSSEKLKLAINGYKDGSYGGAMKGVMKSYASALNEEEVEAISKYISELK; encoded by the coding sequence ATGAAATTAGTATTGTCGGTAGTGATATCAATTTTTATACTTGGATGTAGTGAAGAAAAATCGACTTCACTAGAAAAAGAAGTAGTTAATACGAGTACTCAAATATCTAAAGTTCTGAATGAAAAGCCAAAAGAACTGATAGAACAAACAAAAGAAGTTACTAAAGACGTAGTAGAAAATATAAGTGAAAAAGTGAAGGAAAATCTAGATGAAGTAACTAAGGAAACAACTCTAAAAGTAATAGAAAAGGCTCCTGAAAAACTTAAAAAACCTGCAGTTGAAGTTGAAAAAGTTCAAGTAGAAGTAGTCAAAGAAGAGATAAGAATAGTAAATAAGAGCACTGTCGATGGCTCAAAACTATTTTCAAAATGTACTTCATGTCATGGCTTAAATGCACAGAAAAAAGCACTAGGAAAATCTCAAGTTATTCAAGGTTGGAGTAGTGAAAAGTTAAAATTAGCTATTAATGGCTATAAAGACGGAAGTTATGGCGGAGCTATGAAAGGTGTCATGAAATCATATGCATCAGCTTTAAATGAAGAAGAAGTAGAAGCAATATCTAAGTATATTTCAGAGTTAAAGTAG
- a CDS encoding succinyldiaminopimelate transaminase, which produces MNFEPYPFEKLNNLLKNITPNKNYEPSVLTIGEPQFETPEFIQNSLAKNASLLKKYPKTTGEEYLREAILSFIAKRFNTNLSDEQIIPTFGTREVLFNFPQFLLFDKKNPVMAYPNPFYQIYEGAAIATRSKVIHLNLTQENNFKPLIDEDELSSCDLVILNSPNNPTSSTLSIEELGEWVKLALKYDFVLLNDECYSEIYTNEPIPSLLEAATYVGNTTFKNTIVINSISKRSSAPGLRSGFIAGDEEILAEYMKYRTYVGCASPLPLQSAAAEAWSDEAHVAASREVYKRNFQLAKEILGTEIPNATFYLWLKVNDALEFTKKLYELYNVKVLPGEFLARQSASQENPGVGFVRIALVESELKTKDALTRIKECLNG; this is translated from the coding sequence ATGAACTTTGAACCATATCCATTTGAAAAACTAAACAATTTACTTAAAAATATCACACCAAATAAAAATTATGAACCATCAGTTTTAACTATTGGTGAGCCTCAATTTGAAACGCCAGAATTCATTCAAAATTCTTTAGCCAAAAATGCATCCCTTCTTAAAAAGTACCCAAAAACAACTGGGGAAGAGTACTTAAGAGAAGCTATTCTTTCTTTCATTGCTAAAAGATTTAATACTAACTTGAGTGATGAGCAGATTATCCCTACATTTGGAACAAGAGAAGTACTGTTTAACTTTCCTCAATTTTTACTTTTTGACAAAAAAAATCCAGTAATGGCATATCCAAATCCTTTTTATCAAATCTACGAAGGTGCTGCTATTGCAACTCGTTCAAAAGTTATACATCTAAACCTTACTCAAGAGAACAATTTTAAACCTCTAATAGATGAAGATGAATTAAGCAGTTGTGATTTAGTAATATTAAATTCTCCAAATAATCCAACGTCATCAACACTCTCTATTGAGGAGCTTGGAGAATGGGTGAAACTTGCACTTAAGTATGACTTTGTACTTTTAAATGATGAGTGCTACAGTGAAATCTATACAAATGAGCCTATTCCTTCACTCTTAGAAGCTGCTACTTATGTTGGCAACACTACTTTTAAAAATACTATAGTTATAAACTCTATCTCTAAGCGTTCTTCCGCTCCAGGTCTACGTTCAGGATTTATTGCAGGGGATGAAGAGATACTTGCTGAGTATATGAAATATAGGACCTATGTTGGTTGTGCATCTCCTCTGCCGCTCCAAAGTGCAGCAGCTGAAGCTTGGAGTGATGAAGCTCACGTTGCAGCTTCAAGAGAGGTCTATAAAAGAAACTTCCAACTTGCTAAAGAGATATTAGGCACAGAGATACCAAATGCTACTTTTTATCTTTGGTTAAAAGTGAATGATGCGTTAGAGTTTACAAAAAAACTCTATGAACTTTACAATGTTAAAGTACTTCCTGGTGAGTTTTTAGCACGCCAAAGTGCATCTCAAGAAAATCCGGGTGTAGGATTTGTAAGAATTGCTTTAGTCGAAAGTGAACTCAAAACAAAAGATGCGTTAACAAGAATCAAGGAGTGTTTAAATGGCTAG
- the murC gene encoding UDP-N-acetylmuramate--L-alanine ligase has translation MKIHFIGIGGIGISGLAQYMHFKGHEVSGSDIKDTIITQKLRLLGIKVTVPHSSDAITNHDLVVHSAIISPTNPEIVAAKAKGIEVLARREALLKILDDKKVYSVAGAHGKSTTTAILTSIMNGSAIIGAESKAFGSNVRYDETTDVMLFEADESDGSFVNSNPYCALVINAEPEHMEYYDYNHERFYDSYKTFIKSAKLKVLNAEDPFLATLKDEVNAEWLYPSVDITELEYVLINNEPHTRFRFREYGTFAVWGFGKHIALDAALAILAAKESMDIEDIRENLLSFKGIKKRFDIVGFEKDSVIIDDYGHHPTEIKATFESVKEYAMLKGFDKITAIWQPHKYSRTIDNLDAFIQCFEGAGELIILPVWAAGEAVRDINFEDKFKQYNLTMADKITRANNTITVVKDEKNLETLDRGLIIGFGAGDITYQIRGTA, from the coding sequence ATGAAAATACACTTTATTGGAATTGGTGGGATTGGGATTTCTGGTCTTGCACAATATATGCATTTTAAAGGTCATGAAGTAAGTGGATCGGATATTAAAGATACCATTATCACACAAAAGCTTCGTCTATTAGGTATTAAAGTCACTGTTCCTCACTCAAGTGATGCTATTACTAACCATGACCTAGTAGTCCATTCTGCTATTATCTCTCCTACAAATCCAGAAATCGTAGCGGCAAAAGCAAAAGGAATTGAAGTTCTTGCTCGTCGTGAAGCACTACTAAAAATTCTAGACGATAAAAAAGTTTACTCAGTTGCAGGTGCTCATGGTAAAAGTACTACCACGGCTATTTTAACTTCTATAATGAATGGCTCAGCAATCATAGGAGCTGAATCAAAAGCATTCGGTTCAAACGTCCGCTATGATGAAACTACGGATGTTATGCTTTTTGAAGCAGATGAGAGTGATGGAAGCTTTGTTAACTCAAACCCTTACTGTGCTCTTGTTATAAATGCGGAACCTGAGCATATGGAGTACTATGATTATAATCATGAGAGATTTTATGACTCATACAAAACATTTATAAAATCAGCAAAGTTAAAAGTTTTAAACGCGGAAGATCCATTTTTAGCAACCCTTAAAGATGAAGTAAATGCCGAGTGGCTTTACCCTTCAGTAGATATAACTGAGCTAGAGTACGTACTTATCAATAATGAACCACACACAAGATTTAGATTTCGCGAGTATGGCACATTTGCTGTTTGGGGTTTTGGTAAACATATCGCTCTTGACGCGGCTCTAGCTATACTTGCTGCAAAAGAGTCTATGGATATTGAAGATATAAGAGAGAATCTATTATCATTTAAAGGCATCAAAAAGCGCTTTGACATTGTAGGCTTTGAAAAAGATAGTGTTATTATCGATGATTATGGACATCATCCTACAGAGATAAAAGCAACATTTGAATCTGTCAAAGAGTATGCAATGCTTAAAGGTTTTGATAAAATCACAGCAATTTGGCAACCGCATAAGTACTCTCGTACCATTGATAACCTTGATGCGTTTATACAGTGCTTCGAAGGTGCTGGCGAACTTATCATACTTCCTGTATGGGCTGCAGGCGAAGCTGTGCGTGACATTAACTTTGAAGACAAGTTTAAACAATACAATCTTACTATGGCGGATAAAATTACAAGAGCCAATAATACCATCACTGTAGTAAAAGATGAAAAAAATCTTGAAACACTTGACCGTGGCCTTATCATAGGCTTTGGTGCAGGTGACATTACATATCAAATAAGAGGTACCGCTTAA